One region of Armigeres subalbatus isolate Guangzhou_Male chromosome 3, GZ_Asu_2, whole genome shotgun sequence genomic DNA includes:
- the LOC134227247 gene encoding maltase A3-like, producing the protein MSREVLLLLGLLVFTGAIKLKSEQITKDWWERAGFYQVYPRSFKDSNGDGIGDLNGITEKLSYLKDIGMRGFWLSPMYKSPMADFGYDISDFRDIQPEYGTMDDFKKQVAEAKRLGLKLILDFVPNHSSDEHEWFKKSVDREEGYADYYVWRDGKPDPNNASQRLPPNNWLSGFRGSAWQWNEKRQQFYYHLFTAQQPDLNFRNPKVVQEMKDILLFWLNLGVDGFRVDSVGCMFEIPADENGDFPDEPLSGTTDDQEDFAYLEHIYTIDRLENVEMVYQWRELLEDYQNEHGGDKRIMMTESWSSLDVIKPYFNDITGREGAQMPFNFRMITELNSTSTAYEFKNVIDSWMSIVDNYHTANWVLGNHDRSRVATRMGEQRADALAMIQLTLPGISVTYQGDELGMTDVEISWDETVDPAGCNEGQENYALKSRDPVRTPFQWDDSNLAGFTNGTKTWLPVGPNYRTVNVKVQSSNAKSHLSVFKALMLLREGDTFLYGDWQTVALNDQLFAVVRDLKISNAYITLVNLGSTVQTVDANSLVSKVPKQLYYVIVSGSSQHTIGETVSSKTILLQPYESFVLEARRSEDTKMRAEVCERWLL; encoded by the exons ATGTCCAGAGAAGTGTTATTGCTGTTAGGTTTATTGGTCTTCACCGGGGCCATAAAACTCAAATCCGAGCAAATTACTAAAGACTGGTGGGAACGAGCCGGATTCTACCAAGTGTATCCACGTTCCTTTAAGGATAGCAATGGGGACGGAATTGGCGACCTGAACGGAATAACCGAAAAACTGTCCTATCTGAAGGATATTGGTATGCGAGGTTTTTGGCTATCGCCAATGTATAAAAGCCCGATGGCCGACTTTGGGTATGATATTTCGGATTTTCGAGATATTCAACCCGAATATGGTACGATGGATGACTTCAAAAAACAAGTTGCCGAAGCCAAACGGTTGGGACTGAAACTGATCCTGGATTTTGTCCCCAATCATTCGAGTGATGAGCATGAATGGTTCAAAAAGTCGGTTGATCGAGAAGAAGGATACGCGGATTACTACGTGTGGAGAGATGGAAAGCCTGATCCAAACAACGCTAGTCAACGATTGCCACCAAATAATTGG CTATCGGGATTCAGAGGAAGCGCTTGGCAGTGGAATGAAAAGCGACAACAATTCTACTATCATCTGTTCACAGCACAACAACCGGATTTGAACTTCCGCAATCCCAAAGTGGTACAGGAAATGAAGGACATCCTACTTTTCTGGTTAAATCTTGGGGTTGATGGTTTTCGGGTAGACTCTGTTGGGTGTATGTTTGAAATTCCGGCGGATGAAAACGGTGACTTTCCGGACGAACCGCTGAGCGGTACGACAGACGATCAGGAAGATTTTGCGTACCTCGAGCACATTTACACAATCGATCGGTTGGAAAATGTGGAAATGGTCTACCAATGGAGGGAACTATTGGAGGACTATCAGAATGAGCATGGCGGGGACAAGCGCATCATGATGACCGAGTCGTGGTCCAGTTTGGACGTAATAAAACCTTATTTCAATGACATCACAGGCCGAGAAGGCGCACAAATGCCGTTCAATTTTCGAATGATTACGGAGCTGAACAGCACATCAACGGCTTACGAGTTCAAGAATGTGATAGATTCATGGATGAGTATTGTAGACAACTATCATACGGCAAACTGGGTTTTGGGGAATCACGATCGCAGTCGTGTTGCGACTAGAATGGGCGAACAACGAGCCGATGCCTTAGCTATGATTCAGCTCACACTGCCTGGAATAAGTGTCACATACCAGGGCGATGAACTTGGAATGACCGACGTCGAAATTTCGTGGGATGAGACGGTTGATCCGGCTGGTTGTAACGAAGGACAGGAAAACTACGCACTCAAGTCACGTGATCCGGTGCGGACTCCTTTTCAGTGGGATGATTCCAACTTGGCAGGGTTCACTAATGGGACCAAAACATGGCTACCAGTGGGGCCGAACTATAGAACGGTTAACGTTAAGGTGCAAAGTAGCAATGCGAAGAGTCATCTTAGCGTATTTAAAGCTTTGATGCTACTTCGAGAAGGGGATACATTCTTATATGGAGATTGGCAAACAGTTGCGTTGAATGATCAGTTGTTTGCAGTTGTAAGAGATTTGAAAATATCCAACGCCTACATTACGCTGGTTAATTTGGGAAGCACGGTTCAGACTGTGGATGCTAACAGTTTGGTTAGCAAAGTGCCGAAACAATTGTATTATGTGATAGTATCAGGATCGTCTCAACATACGATTGG GGAAACGGTATCGTCGAAAACCATTCTCTTGCAACCCTATGAATCGTTTGTTCTGGAAGCACGACGTTCAGAAGACACTAAAATGCGCGCTGAAGTTTGTGAACGTTGGCTGCTATAG